Genomic segment of Streptomyces zhihengii:
TCGAGCTGCCGCGGGCCGACCGCTGGCAGTCGATGGCCCGCGCCTCCATCCGCGAGGACCTGTACGCGGCCCATGCCGCGCTGACGGCGGACGTGCTGTCGGTCGGCAACGGCTCGTCCACGCCGGAGGAGCGCTTCAAGGACTGGGAGCAGAAGAACGCGGCGCTGCTGGGACGGGCGCGGACCACCCTGGACGAGATCCACGGGTCGGACACGTTCGACCTGGCGAACCTGTCGGTGGCGATGCGGACGATGCGCCAGCTCCTGCGGGCGCACAGCTGATCCGGTGACACCGGGGCGGGGCGGGGATCCTCCCCGCCCCGCCCTTCGTCGTCTCCGCCCGGCCGCCGCCGCGCGGGCGGTCAGGGGCGCAGGCGCAGCCAGGGGAAGGTGCGGGGGTCGGTGGCGCGGGCCAGGGCGGTGATCGCGGAGGCCAGCGGCCGGGGCAGCCAGTCGCGGGCCGGGGCCGCGGCGGCGAGGGCGTCGCAGAGGGACGCCGTCTCCGCCGCCGTCGGGCGGTCGGCGGGCCGCGGGGCGAGCGTCGCCGCGATCAGCTCCCGCAGCGGGGCGGGGTGGGCGCCGAGGTCCGGCGGGTCGTGCTCGGTGCCCGCGATCCGGGTGGCCACGACCAGACCGCCGCCCTCGCCGTAGGGGTGGCGCCCCGTGACGGCCTCGGCGGCGACCAGGCCCAGGGTGAACACGTCCGAGGCGGAGGTCAGGTCGCGGCCGAGGGCGTGCTCGGGCGACATGTACCGGGGGGTGCCCACCATCCGCCCCACCGTGGTCAGGGCGGAGGTGTTGCCGGTGTCACGGGCGATCCCGAGGTCCATCAGCCAGGGCCCCTCGGCGGCCAGCAGCACATTGGCCGGTTTCACATCCCGGTGGACCAGCCCCGCCGTGTGCACCGCGGCCAGCGCGTGGGCCGCGCCCGCCGTCAGGCGCAGCGCCGCGCCCACCGGCAGCGGCCCGAACTCCCGCAGCGCCTCGTCGAGCGGCACCCCCGGTACGTAACGGGTGGCCAGCCAGGGCAGTTCGGCCTCCGCGTCATGGTCGACGACCGGGACGAGATGGGGCCCCTGGACGGAGCGGGCCACCTGGACCTCGCGGGCGAAGCGGCGGCGGAACCGCTCGTTCTGCGCATGCTCGCGCCGGATCAGCTTCAGGGCGACGGGCCGCCGCCCGTCCCGCTCCCGGGTGAGGAAGACGGTCCCCATGCCGCCCTCGCCGATCCTGGCCCGCAGCGTGTATCCCGCGACCTCGCGCGGATCGTCCTCGCGCAGCGGCTGTGGCCCCCGTGTCCCGCTCATTGACTCCCCCTCGGTCGACGGCAGCAGGGGAGCCTACCCGGATCGGCCGCCGGATCAGCGCCGCCCGGCCGGTGGGCCGGTGAACTCCTCGTACGCCGCCACCACCTCCCTCGCGGGCCCGTCCATCCGCAGCCGCCCCGCCTCCAGCCAGATCGCCCGGTCGCAGGTCTCGGTGACGGCCGAGTTGCTGTGGCTGACCAGGAAGACCGTGCCGGCCAGCGCCCGGAGTTCGTCGATGCGCTCCCGGCTGCGGCGGCGGAAGCGGGCGTCGCCGGTGGACAGCGCCTCGTCGACGAGCAGCACGTCGTGGTCCTTGGCGGCGGCGATCGAGAAGCGCAGCCGGGCGCCCATGCCGGAGGAGTAGGTGCGCATGGGCAGCGAGATGAAGTCGCCCTTCTCGTTGATGCCGGAGAACTCGACGATGCCGTCGTAGCGTTCGCGGACCTGCTGCCGGCTCATGCCCATCGCGAGAGAGCCGAGCACCACGTTCCGTTCGCCGGTGAGGTCCGACATCAGCGCGGCGTCGACACCGAGCAGCGAGGGCCGGCCGTGCGTCCAGACCGTGCCCCGGGCGGTCGGCAGCAGACCGGCGATCGCCTTGAGCAGCGTCGACTTGCCGGAGCCGTTGGATCCGATCAGCCCGATCGACTCCCCCCGGTAGGCGGCGAAACTGACGCCCTTGACGGCGTGCACCTCGCGTACGCCGGGCGCGGCACGGCGGGAGACGATCCGGCTGAGCGCCGAGGTGGCGCTGCCGCGCCCGGTGCGCCCGCCGTTGACCCGGTAGGTGATGTGGACGCCGTCGACGACGACGGTCGGGACCCGCTCGGTGTCAGCCACGGCCGTACCTCTCCTCCGCCTTCCAGAACCAGACGAACCCGGCGGCCGCGCACCCCACGGCCCACAGCGCCGCGGCGGCCCAGACGTGCGGGGGCAGCCGGTCGGCGGTGAACGACCCGATGAACGCGAAGCGCGTCAGATCGATGTAGAGCGCGGCCGGGTTGTAGCGGATGAGGGCCGCCACGGCCCCGGGCACCCGCCCGTCGGCGAGCACCGTGTCGATCGACCACATGACCCCCGAGGCGTACATCCAGGTCCGCAGCAGGAACGGCATGAGCTGCGCGATGTCCGGGATGGCGGCGGCGATCCGGGCCATGGCGAGGGCGACGCCGGTGACGAAGAGCGCCTGGAGCGCCAGCGCGGGGACGGCCAGCAGCCAGGAGGCGCGCGGGAACTCGCCGAAGCAGCACAGGATCACCGCCAGCGCGCCCAGCGAGAACAGCAGCTGCTGCACCTGCTGGAGGGCGAGCGCGAGGGGCAGCGAGGCGCGCGGGAAGTGCAGCGCGCGCACCAGGCCGAGGTTGCCCGAGACGGCACGGGTCCCTGCCATCACCGAGTTCGCGGTGAAGGTCCAGATGAAGACGCCGGTGACCAGGAAGGGGACGAAGTCGGGCACGTCGTCGCCGGTGCCGAGCAGGACGCCGAAGATCAGGTAGTAGACGGCCGCGTTGAGCAGCGGTGTCGCCAGTTGCCAGACCTGGCCGAGGCGGGCCTGGCTGTACTGCGCGGTGAGCCGGGCCGTCGCGAACGCGGCGATGAAGTGACGCCGCGACCAGAGGCTGCCGATGTACACCCCGAGGGAGGGGCGGGCGCCGCTCACGCCGAGCACGTGCCGGGCCGCGAGCGCCGCGAGGTCCACCGGCGGCGCGGGCTCCGCAGCGGGTGACGGCGACGGAGGCGGCGCGGACTCGGCAGGGGGCGGCGGCGGTGCGGGCTTGCCCGGCGGTGACGGCGGGGGTGGAGCGGCCTGAGGGCGTCCGGGGGCCGCGGGGGCGGTGGGGGCTGTGGTCACGCGAGGTCGCTTTCGGTGGCGGTGGTCAGGGCCTGAAGCGGTGACGGTGCGGCCGGTGACGCGGTGCCGGGGCGGCTCCGGACGGACGGGAGCCGTGCCCGGGCGACGCGGGGCGGCGGTGGTCTCCACGACGGAACGGGACCGTTTCGTCGCTACGGTGACACTAGGACGCTCGCACGTCGGGACGCAACCGTTTCGTCGTCGCGGGTATGCTTCCGGGCATGGCCGAGACCCCGGGAACCACCCGCCGAGCCCCCGCCGGAGCCGCCGTGCTCCGGGAGGACGTCACCGACGCGATCCGGACCGCCGTGTTCGAGGAACTCGCCGCCGTCGGCTTCGCCCGGATGTCGATCGAGGGCATCGCCCGCCGGGCCGGCGTCGGCAAGACGGCCGTCTACCGGCGCTGGAAGTCCAAGCTCGCCCTGGTGCTCGACCTGGTGACGGCGGTCGCCGTGCAGGGGCTGCCCGCGCCCGCGACCGGGTCGCTCCACGGGGACGTGCGCGCGCTGCTGGAGGTCGCGGCGCACGCGCTGCGCCACCCCGTGGCCTCGCAGGTCATCCCGGACCTGCTGGTGGAGGCCGCGCGCAGCCCCGAGATCGCCGACGCCGTCAAGGCCGCCCTGCTCGACGGCCGGCAGGGCGTGGCCGCCGTCGTCGTGCGCGAGGCGGTGGCCCGCGGCGAACTGCCCGAGGGCGCCGACCCGGACCGTGCCCTGGACCTCATCGTGGGACCGCTGTACTGGCGGCTGGTGGTGGTACGCGGCGACCTGCCGAAGGGCTACCTGGACGGCCTGGCGGCCTCGGCGGTGGCCGCGCTCAAGGCCTGACCGCGGCCGCCCAGGGCCCGCGGCCCCCTCCCGCCCCGGGCCTCTCCCCGCCGCCTCCCCGCCCGTCCGTGTCCGGCGGCGCATGGGTGGCGGACCCTCGGCCGTCCGGGTGATTCGCGCGCCGCGGCCCCGCCGGGAATCGCGGTGAAGTCCCCCTGGAGACCGTCCGGTGTGATGGTCGGTCCGCCTGATCCGCGGCGTCCGTTGCTACGTTCGGCCGCCATGGACCAGCGGACCGGGACGGCATCGGCGGTGGAGACGGGGACGTCCGGCGTGCGCCGGGCGAGAGCCGTCGTCCTCGCCGCCGCGGTGGCCGCCCTCGTCGCCAAGACCGTCATCGCGGCGGTGACCCGGGGACCGGCCGACGTCCGGATCTTCGACGCCTTCGCCGCCGCGATCGCCCGGGTCGGCCCGCTGCGGATCTACGAGCACCCGATGCCGCAGCAGCCGGTCTACAACCATCCGCCGCTCACCGGCTGGATGCTGCTGGGCTTCGACGAACTCCGGCAGCTCGGCATCCCCTTCGGCAGCCTGATCCGCGCCCCCGCCACGCTCGCCGACCTCGTCTCCGCGCTGCTGGTGCTGGAGATCCTGCGCCGCCGCAGGAGCCTCGGGTCCGCCACCGCCTGCGCGGTGGGATGCGCCCTCAGCCCGGTGCTCCTCGCGACCTCCGGGCACCACGGCAACACCGACTCCGTCGCCGTGATGTTCGCCGTGCTCGCCGCGTACCTCCTCGCCGACCGGCGGCGTCCGCTCGCCGCCGGTGTCGCCGCCGCCGTGGCGGTCGGCGTCAAGCTGATCCCCGTCGTCGCCGTCCCCGCGCTCCTGGTGGCCGCCGCGCGCGGCGGCCGTCCCGTCCTGGTGCGCTTCGCCGCCGGGCTGACCGCCGCGCTGGCCGTGGTGTGGGGACCGGCGGTGGCCACCGTGCCCGAAGGGCTGTGGCACAACGTCCTCGCCTACGAGGGCGGCAGCGCACGGCTCTGGGGCCTCGTCCGGTTCGCCGACTGGGCGGGCGCGTCCGACGGGTTCACCGAGGCCCTGCACGCCGACTTCCCGCTGCTGTTCGTCGGCGTCTGCGCGGCGGCCGGCGTCTGGTGCGCCTGGGTACGGCCGGCCTCGCCCGCGTACGCCGTGGCGCTCTCCACCACGCTGCTGCTCCTGCTGTCCACCGCGTCCGCCGTCCAGTACCTGGCCTGGCCGGTGGTGGGGCTCTTCCTGTTCGGCGCGGTGGGGGGCTGGCTGTACTCCGCCGTCGCCGGCGCCGCCGCGGTCGTCGTCTACGCCGGTGCCAGTGCCGTCCGCTGGGACGACTGGGCGCTGCACCTCGCCGAGGCCGCCTGGCTGCTGCTCGCCGCCGGGATCGCGACCGGGCTGCGCCGGGTCCTCGCGGAGCCGCCGCCGGGCGCGGACGGCAGACCCCCGGCCGTCGTCCCCCGGGCCGCGACGGAGTCCGCCCCGCGGTCCGCGCCCACCGCGCCCGTGCCCTGACGTCCGGCTCCCCGCCCCGGGACGGCCGCCGCACCGCACCCCCGTCCCGCCCCCGCCGCGTCCGGCGCCGTCCCCCAGCACCGCGTCACCGCACCGCCTCGCGCCCACCGCACCGACCCGAACCGCACCCGTCCCCGACGAGGGAGAGTGGAGAACCCCGTGATGGAGAGCCACGCCGACAGCCCGCCCCGGGGCCGGCCCGCCCTGCCCGCCCAGGGGGCGGGGCCGCGCATCGGCATCCTCGTCGTGGCCTACAACGCCGAGGCCACCCTGGAGAGGACGCTCGACCGCATCCCGAAGGACTTCCGCTCCCGGATCGCGGAGATCCTCATCCTCGACGACGCCAGCAGCGACGGGACGTTCACGGCCGGCTGCCGGTGGTCGCAGCTGGAGGGCATGCCGCCCACCGTCGTCATGCGCCACACCAAGAACCTCGGCTACGGCGGCAACCAGAAGGCGGGGTACGCCCTGGCCGCCGAGCGCGGCCTCGACATCGTCGTGCTCCTCCACGGCGACGGCCAGTACGCCCCCGAGCTGCTGCCCGAGATGGTCGCCCCCATCGAACGCGGCGAGTGCGAGGCGGTCTTCGGCTCCCGGATGAAGGATCCCGGCGGGGCGCTGGGGGGCGGCATGCCGCTCTACAAATGGCTCGGCAACCGCGTGCTCACCCGGATCGAGAACGGCCTGCTCGGCTCCTCGCTCAGCGAGTTCCACTCCGGCTACCGGGCCTACAGCGTCGCCGCCCTGCGCCGGCTGCCGATCGACCGCAACACCGACGCCTTCGACTTCGACACCCAGATCATCGTCCAGCTCCTCGACGCGGGCATGCGGATCCGGGAGATCCCCGTCCCGACCTACTACGGCGACGAGATCTGCTACGTCAACGGCCTGCGCTACGCCAAGGACGTGGTCAAGGACGTGCTGGAGTACCGGCTGGCGCTCAAGGGCTTCGGCACCTGCCCGTGGATCCCCAAGCCGGCCGAGTACGCCTTCAAGGAGGGCGACGGCTCCTCGCACGCGGCCGTGCTGCGCGTCATGCGCACGATGCCGCCCGGGCGGGTGCTCGACGTCGGCTGCTCCGGCGGGGAGTTCGCGGCCCGGCTGGAGGAACTCGGGCACACCGTCACCGGGCTGGACTTCATCGAGGTCCCCGGTGTGCGGGAGCGGTGCAGCCGGTTCGTCCTCGCCGACCTGGAGCAGGGCCTGCCGGCGGAGATCGGCGAGGAGTACGACTACGTGGTGGCCGCCGACGTCATCGAGCACCTCTCGCGGCCCGAGGAGGTGCTGCGCGGACTGCGGGACGTGCTCGTCCCCGGGGGCCGGCTGCTGCTGTCCGTGCCGAACTTCAGCCACTGGTACGCGCGGCTGCGGGTCGCCGTGGGCGCCTTCGGCTACGACCGGCGCGGCATCCTCGACGAGACCCATCTGCGCTTCTTCACCCGGGCCGGTCTGCGCCGCACGATCCGCGCGTCGGGCTTCGACGAGCTGCGGCTGACCTCGACCGGCTCGCCGTTCTGGTCGGTGCTCGGCGCGGGCCCGGTCGCCGGCGGCCTGGGCGCGGCCTCCCGGCTGCTGACCCGGGTGCGGCCGACCCTCTTCGGCTACCAGTACGTCGCGGTGCTCACCCCGCACGCGGCGCAGACCATCGTCGCGGGGGAGCACGTCGATGTCCAGGACATCCTCAACCGCCAGTACGCCCCCGCCGAGCGAGCCGGACGCGTGGGTGCGCCGTCCTGACCCCGCGGCCCGCCCGGACGTGCGGGCGCCCGGCACCCGGGCCGCACCGGCCGGGCCGCCGCAGCCGAGGAGGACCACCGTGACCCTGCCGAGCCTGGCGCTGCTGCTCTTCGCGGTGTTCTCGTCCGCCGCCGGGCAGATCATGCTGAAGCACGGGATGCGTTCGGCGTCCGCCGCGGCCCCCGACGGCGGTGTCCCGCTCGCGATGCGGGCGGCGACCACCCCGTGGGTCGTCCTCGGGCTGACGGTGTTCGCCCTCTCCGCGGTGGCGTGGATGTCCACCCTGGCCCGGGTGCCGCTGAGCACGGCGTACCCGTTCAACGCCCTCGGCTATCTGCTGATCGTGATCGCCGCCTCCACCGTGCTGCACGAGCGGACGTCCCTGTGGACCTGGGCCGGTTCGCTGGTGGTGGTGGCCGGGCTGCTGATGGTCATGGCGGGCCGCCAGGGCTGAGCCCGCCGGGGCGCGGTCCGGCCCACCCGCCCGCGTCCGTGCCCGCCGGGGGCGCGGTCCGGCCCACCTGCCCCACCCGTCCCCGCCGGGGGCGCGCGCCGGCGCGCCCCCGGCGGTCCGTCACTTGACGGCGCCCGCCATCACTCCGTTGACGAACTGCCGCTGGAAGGCGAAGAACACCACCAGCGGAATGATCATCGACACGAAGGCCCCGGGCGCCAGCACGTCGATGTTGTTGCCGAACTGCCGGACCTGCCGCTGGAGCGCCACCGTGATCGGCGCCGACTCGGAGTCCGCGAAGATCAGCGCCACCAGCATGTCGTTCCACACCCACAGGAACTGGAAGATGCCGAGCGAGGCGATCGCCGGGCCGCCGAGCGGCAGCACCACCCGGGTGAACAGCCGCAGCTCACCCGCCCCGTCGAGCCGGGCCGCCTCCAGCAGCTCCCGCGGGATCTCCGCGAAGAAGTTCCGCAGCAGGAAGATCGCGAACGGCAGCCCGAACGCGACGTGGAACAGGACCACCCCGAGCGTGGTCTCGAAGACGCCGATCGCGCCGAACAGCTCCGAGACCGGTACCAGCGCCACCTGCACCGGCACCACCAGCAGGCCCACCACGACGATGAACCACCAGTCGCGGCCCGGGAAGTCCATCCACGCGAAGGCGTATCCGGCGAGCGCGCCGATCACCACGACCAGCACGGTGGCCGGGAGGGTGATCATCAGGGTGGAGACCAGGGAGTCGGTGATCGCCTCGTTCTCCAGCAGCCGGGTGTAGTTCTCGGTGGTGAGCTGCGCGGGCGCCGACAGCACCTCCCACCAGCCGCTCTCCGCGATGTCCCCCGGGCTGCGCAGCGAGGAGAGCAGCAGCCCCACGGTCGGCATCAGCCAGAACAGCGCCGCGAGGACGAGGAAGACCCGCAGCGCGCCGCCGCCGGTGCGGGCGGCGAGCCGGGAGCCCAGGGACCGCCGGGGCCGGGCCCCGGTCCGCGCGGGACCGCCCCCGGCGCGGGGCCGGCCGGCCTTCGCCGTCGTCGTGCTCATCGCCGGCCCTCCCTTCGCATCCTGCGGATGTTGAGGATCATCACCGGCAGCACCAGCAGGAGCAGCAGCACCGCGATCGCGCTGCCGAGACCGAGGTTCGCGTCGGTGCCGAACGACGACCGGTAGAGCTGGAGCGCCAGGACGTTGGCGTCGTCCTGCGAGGAGCCCGGCGCGATGACGAACACCAGGTCGAAGATCTTCAGGACGTTGATCATCAAGGTCACCAGGACGACCGCGAGCACCGGCGCCAGCAGCGGCACGGTCACCCTGCGGAAGACCTGCCACTCGTTGGCGCCGTCCACCCGGGCGGCCTCCAGCAGTTCGCGGGGCATGCCGGCCAGACCGGCGGCGATCAGCACCATCGCGAAGCCCGCCCACATCCACACGTAGCTGCCGATGACGGCGGGCGTGACCAGGCTCGGGCCGAGCCAGTTCACGCCGTTGTAGGGCTCCCGGAAGTTCTCCGCCGGCAGCCGCAGCAGCGCGCCGTCGGCCGCCGCGGGCAGGGTGAAGGAGCCGTCGGGGCCGGCCCGGGTGGCGGCCACCACCCTGCCGTCCTTGACGGCCTCCACCAGGAGGCCGGCGAGGCCGAGTTCCGCCGGGTCGACGGTGTTCGGCCGGCCGCCCCCGCCCCGGGTGAAGTCCAGCCAGGCCGTTCCCGCGATCCCGTCGCCGGACGGCTCGGGGGGCCGGGCCGGCCGGGCGTCGGACGGCATGCTGCCCGGTGCCACCCCGACCAGCGGCAGCAGCGCGGGGCTGCCCGCCCTGACCGGCTCCTCGGTGACGAACGTCCCGCCGCCGCCCGCCTTCAGCGGGTGCACCGGCAGCGGGCGGGCCCTGGGGAAGCCGGCCGACTCGTCGAAGGTGTCGTGCACCCCGACCCAGACGGCGTTCGCGACCCCGCGCTGCGGGTCCTGCTCGTAGACCAGCCGGAAGATGATCCCGGCGGCGAGCATCGAGATCGCCATCGGCATGAAGACGATCAGCTTGAACGCCGTGCCCCAGCGGACGCGTTCGGTGAGCACCGCGAAGATCAGGCCGAGTGCGGTGGCGACGGTCGGGGCGACCACCACCCAGACCGCGTTGTTGCGCACCGCGGTCAGGATGGTGTCGTCGGTGAAGATCTCCGTGTAGTTGTCCAGCCCGGCGAAGCCCCCGGACCCGTCGAGGAAGGACCGGTGGACCGAGTACCCGATGGGGTAGACCACGAGCGCGCCGAGCAGCACCAGGGCGGGCAGCAGGAACGCCGCCGCCACCGCCTTGCGTGTGCCCGTGACGCTCCTGCGCTTGTCGGCGGGGGGCGCCGGACGGTCCGGCCGTCCCCCCGCGGTCGCGGCGGTCACGCGGTCAGTCCCTGTACGCCTTGGCCGCCTCGGACTCCAGCGCGCGCTGGGTCCCGGCGACGTCCTTCGGGTTCTTCAGGAAGTCCTGGAGCGCCTTCCACTCGCCCTTGCCCGGCGTGCCGCCGAACGACTGGGGCATCTGGTCCGACATGTCGAAGCGGAAGTCGTCGCCCGCCGCGATCAGCGCCTCGGCGATGTCGCGCTGCACGTCGTTCGGGTAGACCGAGGTGTCCAGAGCCTTGTTGGGCGAGATGAAGCCGCCCGCGGCCGCCGAGATCGCCGCGGCGTCGGGCGAGGCCAGGAAGGTGAGCAGCGCCTGCGCCCCCTTGCCGTCCTTCAGCGCCACGGCGGCGTCGCCGCCGGTCACCACGGGCGGCTCGGCGCCGACCGCCGGGAACGGGAACACCTTGGCGTCCTTGCCGATCTCCGCGTCCGTCTGGGCGATGTTGACGGTGACGAAGTCGCCCTCGAACACCATCGCGCCCTTGGGCTGGTCGCCGCCGGTGAACGTCTGCGTGACGGAGGCGGGGAACTCCGTCTGGAGCGCGCCGTCCGCGCCGCCCGCGATCAGCGAGGCGTTGCCGAAGAGCTGGCCGAGGGTGGTGAGGGCGTCCTTCACGGACGGGTCGGTCCACGGGATCTCGTGCCGGGCGAGCCGGTCGTACTTCTCGGGGCCCGCCTGCGAGAGGTAGACGTTCTCGAACCAGTCGGTCAGGGTCCAGCCGTCGGCACCCGCGACCGAGACCGGGGTGACGCCCGATGCGGAGATCGTCTCCGCCGTCGACAGGAAGTCCTTCCAGGTCGCCGGCGCACTCGCGCCCGCGTTCTCGAAGACGGTGTCGTTGTACCAGACCAGGGACTTGTTGGCGGCCTTGTAGTAGACGCCGTACTGGGTGCCGTCCACGGCGCCGAGGTCCTGCCAGCCCTTGGCGTAGTTCTTCGTCAACTGGGCCGTGGCCTCGGGGCCGGCGGGCTTGGCCCACCCCCGTTCCACCGCCTGCCGGATCGCGCCGACCTGCGGCAGCATCGCGACATCGGGCGGGCTGCCGCCCGCGATCTTCGTGCCGAGGAAGTTGACGATCGGGTCCTGCGCGGGGACGAAGGTGACCTCCGCGCCGGTGCGCTTCTCGAACTCGTCGAGGACCTTGGTGAAGTTCTCCTGCTCCGGACCGCTCCAGACCGCGGCGACCTGTAACTTCTCGCCCTCCAGTCCGGGCAGTCGCACGCTCGCGGCCGGTGCCTTGCTCCCGCCGTCCCCGGGTGCCGGTTCGTCGTCGCCGCCGCTGCCGCATCCGGCGAGGGCGAGTGCGCCGATCGCGGCGAACACCGTGGCGGCCCTGCCCGTACGAAGAGTTGTGCGCATCGCTGCCCCGTCTCTCCCGTGCGCTGCTGCCCCGTGACAGAAGGTGTACGCCCGTGCACCGGGAGTCGCAATACCGCCCTCGGCGTCGACCGGACTTTCGTGATGGCCTTGTGACGCTGTGTCAGAAACCGCTGGTGCGAGCGGGTCGCCCGTGGCGGCGGTGCCGGCAGGGGATGCCGTGGCGGGGCGGGTGCCCGCCGGTTCCGGGCGGGGATCAGGGGCGGACCTCGGTCCGGTCCGGGCGGGGATCAGGGGCGGACCTCGGTCCGGTCCGGGCGGGGATCAGGGGCAGGTGGGCCCTCGGGTCCGGGCGGGGATCAGGGGCGGACGTCGGTCGGGTCCGGGCGGGGCCGGCTCGGGCATCCGGGCGGGCGGGTGTCCGTCAGGTCTGGGCGGGGATCAGGGGCGGCAGCGGACCGGCGTCGACCGACTGCGCGGCGCGCTGGAGGGCGCTCGCGAGCAGCGCGAGGTCCGTGGGGCCGTTGCCGAGTTCACGGACGGGGCGGCGGGTGGGCGGGTCGCCCATCCGCTCCCACTCCAGCGGGACCACGGTGGGACGCAGGGTCGCCGTGCGCGGGATCCTTCCGGAGACGCGGCCGGTCTGGAACGCCGTCACCCGCCCGTCCGGATGTCCGAGCCGGCCCCGGCCCGGTGCGGGGTCGTCCGGCCCCGGAGAGACGGGCGGGGCCTGGAGCACCACCCGCAGCCGCGCGCCCTCGGCGAGCCGGGTGTCGGCCGTCCGGTCCGGGCGGGACGACGTCGCGATCAGATGGACCCCGAGCCGTCCGCCGTCCCGGGCGACCGCCTCCAGGGCCCGCACCACGGAACCGGCCGCCGGGCGGCCCGGGCTGCCGAGCGCGGGGGCGACCAGCGCGTCGTAGTCGTCCACCAGGACCACCAGCCGCGGCAGCGGATCGGGCCCCGGCCGCTGGGTGCGGCCGCCGGGGCGCAGCCGGAGCGTCCCCGACGAGGGCGAGTGGAGGTCGCCCCGCTGGTCGGTGCCGTCCGGCGCGGTGCGCTGGCCGACCATGCGGTCCGACACCTCGCGGCGCGCGTGCCACTCGGCGAAGTCGGTGCCGTCGAGCAGTTCCGCGCGGCGCTTCAGCTCGCCGCCCAGGGCCTGTGCGAAGACCCGCATCCGCACCGGGTCGCTCGCCACCAGATG
This window contains:
- a CDS encoding serine/threonine-protein kinase; this translates as MSGTRGPQPLREDDPREVAGYTLRARIGEGGMGTVFLTRERDGRRPVALKLIRREHAQNERFRRRFAREVQVARSVQGPHLVPVVDHDAEAELPWLATRYVPGVPLDEALREFGPLPVGAALRLTAGAAHALAAVHTAGLVHRDVKPANVLLAAEGPWLMDLGIARDTGNTSALTTVGRMVGTPRYMSPEHALGRDLTSASDVFTLGLVAAEAVTGRHPYGEGGGLVVATRIAGTEHDPPDLGAHPAPLRELIAATLAPRPADRPTAAETASLCDALAAAAPARDWLPRPLASAITALARATDPRTFPWLRLRP
- a CDS encoding ABC transporter ATP-binding protein gives rise to the protein MADTERVPTVVVDGVHITYRVNGGRTGRGSATSALSRIVSRRAAPGVREVHAVKGVSFAAYRGESIGLIGSNGSGKSTLLKAIAGLLPTARGTVWTHGRPSLLGVDAALMSDLTGERNVVLGSLAMGMSRQQVRERYDGIVEFSGINEKGDFISLPMRTYSSGMGARLRFSIAAAKDHDVLLVDEALSTGDARFRRRSRERIDELRALAGTVFLVSHSNSAVTETCDRAIWLEAGRLRMDGPAREVVAAYEEFTGPPAGRR
- a CDS encoding ABC transporter permease, with protein sequence MDLAALAARHVLGVSGARPSLGVYIGSLWSRRHFIAAFATARLTAQYSQARLGQVWQLATPLLNAAVYYLIFGVLLGTGDDVPDFVPFLVTGVFIWTFTANSVMAGTRAVSGNLGLVRALHFPRASLPLALALQQVQQLLFSLGALAVILCCFGEFPRASWLLAVPALALQALFVTGVALAMARIAAAIPDIAQLMPFLLRTWMYASGVMWSIDTVLADGRVPGAVAALIRYNPAALYIDLTRFAFIGSFTADRLPPHVWAAAALWAVGCAAAGFVWFWKAEERYGRG
- a CDS encoding TetR/AcrR family transcriptional regulator, which gives rise to MAETPGTTRRAPAGAAVLREDVTDAIRTAVFEELAAVGFARMSIEGIARRAGVGKTAVYRRWKSKLALVLDLVTAVAVQGLPAPATGSLHGDVRALLEVAAHALRHPVASQVIPDLLVEAARSPEIADAVKAALLDGRQGVAAVVVREAVARGELPEGADPDRALDLIVGPLYWRLVVVRGDLPKGYLDGLAASAVAALKA
- a CDS encoding glycosyltransferase 87 family protein — protein: MDQRTGTASAVETGTSGVRRARAVVLAAAVAALVAKTVIAAVTRGPADVRIFDAFAAAIARVGPLRIYEHPMPQQPVYNHPPLTGWMLLGFDELRQLGIPFGSLIRAPATLADLVSALLVLEILRRRRSLGSATACAVGCALSPVLLATSGHHGNTDSVAVMFAVLAAYLLADRRRPLAAGVAAAVAVGVKLIPVVAVPALLVAAARGGRPVLVRFAAGLTAALAVVWGPAVATVPEGLWHNVLAYEGGSARLWGLVRFADWAGASDGFTEALHADFPLLFVGVCAAAGVWCAWVRPASPAYAVALSTTLLLLLSTASAVQYLAWPVVGLFLFGAVGGWLYSAVAGAAAVVVYAGASAVRWDDWALHLAEAAWLLLAAGIATGLRRVLAEPPPGADGRPPAVVPRAATESAPRSAPTAPVP
- a CDS encoding glycosyltransferase, whose translation is MESHADSPPRGRPALPAQGAGPRIGILVVAYNAEATLERTLDRIPKDFRSRIAEILILDDASSDGTFTAGCRWSQLEGMPPTVVMRHTKNLGYGGNQKAGYALAAERGLDIVVLLHGDGQYAPELLPEMVAPIERGECEAVFGSRMKDPGGALGGGMPLYKWLGNRVLTRIENGLLGSSLSEFHSGYRAYSVAALRRLPIDRNTDAFDFDTQIIVQLLDAGMRIREIPVPTYYGDEICYVNGLRYAKDVVKDVLEYRLALKGFGTCPWIPKPAEYAFKEGDGSSHAAVLRVMRTMPPGRVLDVGCSGGEFAARLEELGHTVTGLDFIEVPGVRERCSRFVLADLEQGLPAEIGEEYDYVVAADVIEHLSRPEEVLRGLRDVLVPGGRLLLSVPNFSHWYARLRVAVGAFGYDRRGILDETHLRFFTRAGLRRTIRASGFDELRLTSTGSPFWSVLGAGPVAGGLGAASRLLTRVRPTLFGYQYVAVLTPHAAQTIVAGEHVDVQDILNRQYAPAERAGRVGAPS
- a CDS encoding EamA family transporter is translated as MTLPSLALLLFAVFSSAAGQIMLKHGMRSASAAAPDGGVPLAMRAATTPWVVLGLTVFALSAVAWMSTLARVPLSTAYPFNALGYLLIVIAASTVLHERTSLWTWAGSLVVVAGLLMVMAGRQG
- a CDS encoding carbohydrate ABC transporter permease, with the protein product MSTTTAKAGRPRAGGGPARTGARPRRSLGSRLAARTGGGALRVFLVLAALFWLMPTVGLLLSSLRSPGDIAESGWWEVLSAPAQLTTENYTRLLENEAITDSLVSTLMITLPATVLVVVIGALAGYAFAWMDFPGRDWWFIVVVGLLVVPVQVALVPVSELFGAIGVFETTLGVVLFHVAFGLPFAIFLLRNFFAEIPRELLEAARLDGAGELRLFTRVVLPLGGPAIASLGIFQFLWVWNDMLVALIFADSESAPITVALQRQVRQFGNNIDVLAPGAFVSMIIPLVVFFAFQRQFVNGVMAGAVK
- a CDS encoding carbohydrate ABC transporter permease is translated as MTAATAGGRPDRPAPPADKRRSVTGTRKAVAAAFLLPALVLLGALVVYPIGYSVHRSFLDGSGGFAGLDNYTEIFTDDTILTAVRNNAVWVVVAPTVATALGLIFAVLTERVRWGTAFKLIVFMPMAISMLAAGIIFRLVYEQDPQRGVANAVWVGVHDTFDESAGFPRARPLPVHPLKAGGGGTFVTEEPVRAGSPALLPLVGVAPGSMPSDARPARPPEPSGDGIAGTAWLDFTRGGGGRPNTVDPAELGLAGLLVEAVKDGRVVAATRAGPDGSFTLPAAADGALLRLPAENFREPYNGVNWLGPSLVTPAVIGSYVWMWAGFAMVLIAAGLAGMPRELLEAARVDGANEWQVFRRVTVPLLAPVLAVVLVTLMINVLKIFDLVFVIAPGSSQDDANVLALQLYRSSFGTDANLGLGSAIAVLLLLLVLPVMILNIRRMRREGRR